The DNA region TGCTAAAAAAACTCCCATTTTCGGCAAACAAATACTTAAAGTCATACTTGCCTTGACAGCAATAGTTGGAATTTCACCTGTATCTGCGTAACTACCACTTGGCAAATCAATCGCAATTTTAGGAATGTCTATTTCATTCATTATTGTTATCGCCCGCTCATAAACATCAGTTAATCTACCTACAAAGCCAATTCCTAAAACAGCATCCACAATCACATCACATAACCGCAAATTTATCGAAAACCGATCCCAAGTATTTTCTGTATTAAAATAACTAATATCCAAATCCAAAGCTTTTAGAACTTCTAAGCTGCCTAGAGCAACTTCGTTTAAGTCCTTTACCGCATCTAACAAAAATATTTTTACCTTAAATTCCCAACTAGCTAGATATCTAGCTGCCACAAAAGCATCTGCTGCATTATTACCCTTGCCCGCCACAATACAAATTTTCTTGCCCGCTCTAGCCAAGCTAAATTGTTTAATTTCCAAAGCCAATTGATAACCAACTTGTTCAACAATGGCTACTACTGGTAAAAAAAACTCTTTTTGTGCTCTCTTATCAATTTCATACATCTGCGCTTTGTTTACAATCTTCATATTTTCACCCCTCTAAAATCACTTGAGCCATTGCATATTCTGCTGTATGACTAAGACTCAGGTGAATATTTTCAATTTTTCGTTCCTCGATTATTTCACGAAAAAGGCCCCCTAAAACCAAAGTTGGTTTTCCTTGCAAATCATTAACAACCTCAATATCGGTTAATTTACCCGCAACAAACCCTGTACCCAAGGCTTTTACAAAAGCCTCTTTTGCCGCAAAACGCGCTGCATAAGAATACGCTGCTTGTCTATTCTTACTTATACAATATTCCTGTTCACTTGTGCTAAAAACACGTCTTACAAAGTTTTCTTTGAGAATCGCTTTTTGCATTCGTTCTATTTTTACAATATCAATTCCAGTTCCTTTTATCATAAATATCTACCCACTAAATACATTATTTTACAAGATAAATAATACCATAAATGCCCAACTTTAGCAAAAATTATTAAGCAAGAAAGCGAAAAAAAGGGACTACTATCTCAATAATAGTAGTCCCTGATAAAATCACTTTATTCTATTCGCGTTTTCCTAATTGTGCATTTAGTTGGAATAAACCTATTGGGCTATCGCCAATCAATTTTAAAGTTTCCACAATTTCTGTAAAGCTAGCTTCTTCTTCTACTTGTTCATCGATAAACCATTGTAAATGATTTTGAGCTGCGTAATCTTTTTCCTTAACAGCTAAAGCATACATATCGTGGATTCTCTTAGTCACATACTTTTCATGTGCTAAAGATTTCTCAAAGACTTCTAGAATGCTTGCATATTCAGCTTGTGGTTGTTCGATAGCCATCAAAGTAACTGTCTGCCCACGATCTTGAACATGCCCGATTAAACGCATTGCATGCTCTCTTTCTTCTTCATATTGTTTTTTCAACCAGGAAGCGATCCCTTTAAGATTTTTCCCTTCACAATATAGGCTCATTGCATAGTACATATAGGCAGAATAAAATTCCGCTTGGATTTGTTCATTAAAAGATTTTGCTACTTTGTCATTCATTTTCAACACACCTCACTCATATTTTATAGTCCCGATTGACTATATACTATCACTTTTTGTTGTTTTATACAACCTATGACTTAATTATAACAGATATTTTTTGATTTACAATAGTTTTTTTAAAATAATTATT from Succinispira mobilis DSM 6222 includes:
- a CDS encoding ferritin, giving the protein MNDKVAKSFNEQIQAEFYSAYMYYAMSLYCEGKNLKGIASWLKKQYEEEREHAMRLIGHVQDRGQTVTLMAIEQPQAEYASILEVFEKSLAHEKYVTKRIHDMYALAVKEKDYAAQNHLQWFIDEQVEEEASFTEIVETLKLIGDSPIGLFQLNAQLGKRE
- the acpS gene encoding holo-ACP synthase, whose translation is MIKGTGIDIVKIERMQKAILKENFVRRVFSTSEQEYCISKNRQAAYSYAARFAAKEAFVKALGTGFVAGKLTDIEVVNDLQGKPTLVLGGLFREIIEERKIENIHLSLSHTAEYAMAQVILEG